One genomic region from Nostoc sphaeroides encodes:
- a CDS encoding GTP-binding protein, whose translation MRNLQETHLNRARASLRQALSWYGYLRKSGQLSSNPELAGLLKPELEALNSTLNKLDSNVIRIAAFGLVSRGKSAVLNALLGEKILQTGPLNGVTQWPRSVRWQPGGKVLVELIDTPGLDEIEGELRADMARGVVHQADLILFVVSGDITRTEYQALLELRRSQKPLILVFNKIDLYPDTDQGAIYQNLQQLGAGHPQAKPLLPDEIVMVAAEPAAMEVRVEWPDGRVSYEWETPPPQVDELKETILNILNREGRSLLALNALIQARDAEAAIAQKTIELREQEAENIIWQFTKYKALAVMLNPIAFLDILGGTVADLALIRALARLYGLPMTSYEAGKILKTILFSSGGLLLGELGSSLLLGLGKSTAAITSGDNPSNITAFASSAIAQGGIAGYGAYSVGKAAQVYLEKGCTWGQLGASSVIQEILSQVDQNTILYRLRQELGIKY comes from the coding sequence GTGCGAAATCTGCAAGAAACTCATTTAAATCGTGCCCGCGCCAGTCTCAGACAAGCGCTGTCTTGGTATGGATATCTTCGTAAGTCAGGACAGCTTTCATCCAACCCAGAATTGGCAGGTTTGTTGAAACCAGAATTGGAAGCTTTGAACTCCACACTCAACAAACTGGATTCTAACGTCATTAGAATTGCTGCCTTTGGTTTGGTGAGTCGTGGTAAGTCAGCAGTTTTGAATGCCTTACTAGGAGAGAAGATTTTGCAAACTGGGCCCCTGAACGGTGTCACTCAATGGCCCCGTTCCGTTCGTTGGCAGCCCGGTGGTAAGGTACTAGTAGAGTTAATTGATACTCCCGGATTAGATGAAATTGAGGGTGAGTTACGGGCAGACATGGCGCGAGGAGTAGTACATCAGGCTGATTTGATTTTGTTTGTTGTGTCTGGTGATATCACACGCACTGAGTATCAAGCACTGCTAGAATTGCGGCGATCGCAAAAACCCCTGATTTTAGTATTTAACAAAATAGACCTTTACCCAGATACAGACCAGGGAGCGATTTACCAAAATTTGCAACAACTCGGTGCCGGGCATCCTCAAGCGAAACCTTTACTACCAGATGAAATTGTCATGGTGGCGGCGGAACCAGCAGCAATGGAAGTGCGGGTTGAGTGGCCTGATGGGCGTGTCAGTTACGAATGGGAGACACCACCACCGCAAGTAGACGAACTCAAAGAAACAATTCTGAATATTCTCAATCGGGAAGGGCGATCGCTTTTGGCTTTAAATGCACTCATCCAAGCACGAGATGCAGAAGCCGCGATCGCTCAAAAAACCATCGAATTACGCGAACAAGAAGCTGAAAATATCATTTGGCAATTTACCAAATACAAAGCTTTGGCAGTAATGCTCAATCCCATTGCTTTTTTAGATATCCTTGGCGGAACTGTTGCTGATTTGGCTTTAATACGCGCCCTAGCTAGATTGTATGGTTTGCCGATGACTAGCTACGAAGCCGGGAAAATTTTAAAAACGATTTTATTTAGTTCTGGTGGCTTGCTACTGGGAGAATTAGGTAGCAGTTTGCTTTTGGGTTTGGGTAAAAGTACGGCAGCAATAACCAGTGGTGACAATCCCAGCAATATTACTGCCTTTGCTAGCAGTGCGATCGCTCAAGGTGGTATCGCCGGTTATGGCGCATACTCCGTCGGCAAAGCCGCCCAAGTCTATCTCGAAAAAGGCTGCACTTGGGGACAGTTGGGCGCTAGCAGCGTCATTCAAGAAATTCTCTCTCAAGTTGACCAAAATACAATTCTGTATCGCTTGCGACAAGAGTTAGGCATAAAATATTGA
- a CDS encoding Calvin cycle protein CP12, giving the protein MTTTLNSFDAGATNLEEAIIEAITEARKTCELDGSDSAGCAVAWDIVEELQAEKSDQQQAKSKKTSLENYCDRHPESVECLIYDV; this is encoded by the coding sequence ATGACAACTACCCTAAACTCATTTGATGCTGGGGCAACAAATCTTGAAGAAGCCATTATTGAAGCCATTACTGAAGCCCGTAAAACTTGTGAGCTAGATGGTAGTGATTCTGCTGGTTGTGCCGTAGCCTGGGACATTGTAGAAGAATTACAAGCTGAAAAATCCGATCAACAGCAAGCAAAATCAAAGAAAACCTCTTTGGAAAATTACTGCGATCGCCATCCTGAATCCGTAGAATGTCTAATCTACGACGTTTAA